A region of Oncorhynchus masou masou isolate Uvic2021 chromosome 29, UVic_Omas_1.1, whole genome shotgun sequence DNA encodes the following proteins:
- the wdr4 gene encoding tRNA (guanine-N(7)-)-methyltransferase non-catalytic subunit wdr4 gives MASLGACGEWLVSTYEKKLIAIHTKKSREPFVFDCSAAEQKPKDPEADNKSDGSEETGSDKILAFAVSSSAKLVALTDDTKRLVLFRCEPSWQVISTRWVVRRCTSLVFTEAEEEVWAADKSGDVYSFSVVEPQKTGELKLGHLSMLLSMTLTPNDKYVVTADRDEKIRVSHLRSPHNIQAFCLGHLEFVSSLLAPPGHPQWLLSGSGDGTMKLWEYESGRRLQSWDLKQLRDMPNSDTEKEKRSAVSRIAGSPSGHHVAVQCERVPSVQLFGMEQGTEERLMPSSRLTLPHCPLDLTFDPQGRLWVLLDSRETPFLVYTHTQDSWQCDSESLELKRVTEALQPHWEALQVSAGLESRFQHLYKGNFDNMASYREKKQQRLQQQNEQGGKKRGPGKGQQSNGASKKAKKGNQPGPVNKASS, from the exons ATGGCATCTCTCGGTGCCTGTGGAGAATGGCTTGTTTCAACCTATGAAAAAAAGCTAATTGCAATACACACTAAAAAGAGCAG AGAACCATTTGTGTTTGACTGCAGCGCAGCAGAACAGAAGCCAAAGGACCCAGAGGCCGACAACAAAAG TGATGGATCAGAAGAGACAGGAAGTGACAAGATCCTGGCATTCGCCGTTTCCTCCTCTGCGAAACTGGTCGCGCTGACAGATGACACCAAACGCCTGGTTCTGTTCCGCTGTGAACCCTCATGGCAGGTCATCAGTACAAG GTGGGTTGTGCGGAGGTGCACGTCTCTTGTGTTCACCGAGGCTGAGGAAGAGGTGTGGGCAGCAGACAAGTCAGGCGACGTCTACTCCTTCTCTGTGGTGGAGCCCCAGAAGACAGGAGAGTTGAAGCTGGGACATCTATCCATGCTTCTATCAATG ACCCTGACCCCCAACGACAAGTATGTCGTCACAGCTGACCGCGATGAGAAGATCAGGGTCAGCCACTTGAGGTCACCACACAACATTCAGGCATTCTGCCTGGGACACTTGGA ATTTGTCAGTTCTCTTTTGGCCCCACCAGGACACCCACAGTGGCTACTCTCTGGATCAGGG GATGGGACCATGAAGCTGTGGGAGTATGAGTCAGGTCGGAGGCTCCAGAGCTGGGACCTGAAGCAGCTGAGGGACATGCCGAACTCAGACACAGAAAAGGAAAAG AGGTCTGCAGTCAGCAGGATCGCTGGATCCCCCAGTGGACATCATGTGGCGGTGCAGTGTGAGAG AGTTCCCTCGGTGCAGTTGTTTGGGATGGAGCAAGGGACAGAGGAGCGACTGATGCCCTCCAGCAGGTTGACCCTACCCCACTGTCCTCTGGATTTGACCTTTGACCCCCAGGGTCGGCTCTGGGTCCTGCTGGATAGCCGAGAGACGCCGTTCctcgtgtacacacacacgcaagacAGCTGGCAG tgcgaCAGTGAAAGCCTGGAGCTGAAAAGAGTGACGGAGGCCCTTCAGCCTCATTGGGAGGCACTTCAGG TCTCAGCAGGGTTAGAGAGCCGGTTCCAGCACCTGTACAAGGGCAACTTTGACAACATGgcgtcctacagagagaagaaacAGCAGAGGCTCCAACAGCAGAATGAACAAGGAGGCAAAAAGAGAGGACCGGGGAAGGGACAGCAGTCCAACGGAGCTAGTAAAAAAGCCAAGAAAGGCAACCAGCCTGGGCCAGTGAACAAAGCCTCGAGCTGA
- the LOC135518932 gene encoding high affinity cGMP-specific 3',5'-cyclic phosphodiesterase 9A-like isoform X2 has translation MLEKRVELEGMKVVEIEKCHSDIKKFREEMASFSSNFLDDKKKLTPRRDVPSYPKYHLSQETVEALRHPTFDVWQWEPNEMLSCLEHMYNDLDLVKGFNMNPITLKSWLLCIHDNYQVNPFHNFRHCFCVTQMMYSMICLCSLQEIFTQVDILILMTAAVCHDLQHPGYNNTYQINARTELAVRYNDISPLENHHCAVAFQIFSQPDCNIFSTFDAEAFKQIRQGIITLILATDMARHGEILDSFKHKVDRFDFSDEEHITCLKMVLIKCCDISNEVRPMEVAEPWVDCLLEEYFMQSDREKAESLPVAPFMDREKVTKPTAQIGFIKFVLIPMFETVMKLFPQIDEVMIQPLRESRDRYEELKQIDDAMTEVQKKKSENLTMGKKK, from the exons TAGTAATTTCCTGGATGACAAAAAGAAGCTGACACCTCGGAGAGATGTGCCCTCTTACCCCAAG taCCACCTGTCTCAGGAGACAGTGGAAGCTCTCAGACATCCCACCTTTGATGTGTGGCAGTGGGAGCCCAATGAG ATGCTGAGCTGCCTGGAGCACATGTACAATGACCTGGACCTGGTCAAGGGCTTCAACAtgaaccccatcacactgaaGAGTTGGCTG CTTTGTATCCATGACAACTACCAGGTGAATCCCTTCCATAACTTCCGTCACTGTTTTTGTGTCACCCAGATGATGTACAGCATGATCTGCCTCTGCAGCCTAcag GAGATATTCACCCAGGTGGACATTCTGATTCTGATGACAGCTGCAGTGTGTCACGATCTGCAGCACCCCGGGTACAACAACAC gtaccagATAAACGCACGGACGGAGCTTGCGGTACGCTACAATGACATCTCTCCTCTGGAGAATCATCACTGTGCCGTGGCCTTCCAGATCTTCTCCCAGCCTGACTGCAACATCTTCTCCACCTTCGATGCTGAGGCCTTCAAACAGATTCGTCAG ggTATCATCACACTGATCCTGGCCACAGACATGGCACGACATGGCGAGATACTGGACTCATTCAAGCATAAAGTGGACCGCTTTGACTTCAGTGATGAAGAGCATATCACTTGT CTGAAGATGGTGCTAATTAAATGCTGTGACATCTCTAACGAGGTGCGGCCCATGGAGGTGGCTGAGCCCTGGGTCGACTGTCTGCTGGAGGAGTACTTCATGCAG AGTGACAGGGAGAAGGCAGAGAGTCTGCCTGTAGCCCCCTTCATGGACAGAGAAAAGGTCACCAAACCCACCGCCCAGATCGGATTCATCAAGTTCGTCCTTATTCCCATGTTTGAGACCGTAATGAAG CTGTTCCCTCAGATTGACGAAGTGATGATCCAGCCTCTGAGAGAGTCACGAGACCGATACGAGGAGCTCAAGCAGATTGACGATGCCATGACTGAG GTGCAGAAAAAGAAAAGTGAGAACCTGACTATGGGGAAGAAGAAATGA